A window of Rosa rugosa chromosome 7, drRosRugo1.1, whole genome shotgun sequence genomic DNA:
cgtttgaatagtgtaccgggattgcaacaatacaaacccggtaagctttttgcaaagctcgtatgagtaaacgaaaggattgcacgatttaaagtaacacaatcaactcaagcacattttaattttgttttgcataagaattgaagtgtacaacgtcacttcaagcatcaatcaactcacatctcatcatgactactcaaaaataaacaacttcttactcaatatatactcacaggcttatgatttatttatataaatcatcccatgcagtatattatacttacaggcttatgattaattatattaatcaccccattcagtatatcatacttacaggcttatgattaattatattaatcatcccattcagtatgtgatgtcatacccaagggcatatgataactcgtttatcccccaagcagtatgatggcagacagactagagctctaactgtatcgtaaagtgtcacctgggccaaggttcaccttacgaatgactgcttttctcaattcactcgactcctcatttaattcatctcaacgactcaactatcgcactttactcaattacccattatcatagacaacacaacatctaagataaatcacatattccaaagggtaatgctcaaaatataactcagtaactcacaccatccaatatatattccacgtaaatatatatatatgtagtcacccacacaagagtgaccactaataccaactatagttcacatgcaataaaatctagaaattcatttttttatagttaaaacaccgtagtcgatcaagtccatataatttaaaacaaatatttattttcataaaacaatttccacaatttctcaattaaataaaatcaccgaatttcggttcgtgaatgaaccatgtgcgatttactcacctcgatattcccgctgcgtcttcaattcaacacaatacacactgaaaccgctcacccaaggaagaccgtcaatcacttagtcaaacatgaccttaacttagccaacaactcaaaaacatactcaaacgacaatccaacggtcggatcgaaattaaatgatgatccaacggtcggatcctcacggatcgcctttaggatcaccctccaaaaatcatcacgaagatccaacggtcggatcttcctgaatcgtccttactaacatcttcacaaatttatacgaaaatccgacggacggattctcacgaatcgcctccctaatcactgttttgcatttatacgaagatccaacggtcggatcttcgcccatgaccacacaaagtcatcgggacagtcatacgatcaacatgttataatttgaagtaaaaccgatggtcagatcttcgcagatcgtaaaccgaagataaaacgtaaaaacgttaaatagtaacgtcaaaacgtaaatccattatttatccacattttctaaaataaccttgtaatatatcaaaacgctcgtatggatgcgtagatcatcgtccagataatataaactcaaaataaggtccgacccgccgccacaagcggaggacagacggtggtcaacgcggcggtcaacgaaggtcaaccacctctgatgcaaaagtcgtcaactacaaacttcttcaaaatgaaagggtgatcaactttcatacctggagctaagcctggttcggcctagatcgtcctagatcaagcgttgaagttggattaatctcggccgcacgatcggatcctagattgaatcagaggcgtccaaaaagtcaaaccttgatctagcggtctacactcaaaatcgtcatgcaaggcttacatggggatgatcaggggaaggaggacaaCCCAAAAAGTCGAAGAAATCTGTCGGGTGGTCGCCGGAAGTAGGAAATCCAGTCGGGTCCGAATCCGCTTGGCTGAGCATcttcgatccaggtctgggggcagcggctcgGCAAAGCGATGGGAGGGGACGGttgggcgtggagcggcgatcacggggGAGTCCGGGTCCGGGCCCGGAGGAGGTCGGAGGGCCGCCGTTTGGCcaggtcgggtcggtcggaacccgagggttctgaggaGAGACGgagagaaaacgcggggactgttccgcaatttcaacatgttttcgtccttaatgaaaaaagtcaacatttttttatatttatagaaatttccaaattttcaaatattcataacttattcatacgaactccgaatattgcgttccacatgtccacgaactcgtatcgacgagctctacaactttcatgaaggaagttttcccaaattttgaacgtataaaaagtcaactttgttgaccccctaaaaacgttcgttttcgaaaataaaatcgttcgaactaattccacaacttctccaagcttcgtactcgctcctactatcgtgaaatcatttctaaaaatccatggaatttaatttggatttttcggggtattacaaataATCTAGACGCAACCGCAACCTAAACACTAttcctatttaaaaaaaaaatccaagccctccaatgggtcattcactcattggaactcttgaactacaaGTGGCTTGATCCCCTCCCGGGTACGTAAGCAACCCATTCTGAAATTCGGGTatagccgcaaaaacaaacaaccacacattggtttctttataaatggaatcaaagagtgTTCCCTTGTAACAAGGatttgtaattaagagacacattctgtcttgaatgggtcgaacccgaaataattaaaacttTATTCTgttaatgaatacgagtgaaattacgtTGGGTGATATTTTTCACTTTGTGCAATTTTTTTTACCCAACCCAACACACCGGCAACCAACCCATTTTCTGCTAGGGTGACAACAGAGTTTCTTCATAAAACAACCACGCTTGTTATTCAGACATCAAGACTACAACCACCAAGCGGGAACTCATCGGTGCTAGCATAGTCACCGTGTATAAACTTAAATATGGTGTTTAGCTACAGAAAGATTAACTCCAAAAAGGCTTAAGTGAGCCAACTATGAGTTGGCTTGCTAAAGCCACCACACCTTGGTTTTTCGACATCACCAACTGTCATGTTGTTCATCGTTACTGAGATGAGAGACTCAAAAGTCGGCGAAAACGAAAAGCTGCCCATGTTAACTCGTTCAAAAGTTCTCCCTTGCCATTGATTCCCCATTTCACACGGAAAGCAATTGTTGtatcaaactttttttttgagaatggaaTTGTTATATCAAACTATGACAACACATGAGTTGAAAACTTAGGGACTACCACCACCAAAACCGTCATCAAAGCACCATGTCGATGTAGCTTTTTAGATGAAGttgtgatgtaggacgagaatgtgCCCAGTTTAGCcggaaaaccataaaagtaaagaagcggcatagaatcaagaagagtgattgaaAAATAGGTGACTCACGCgtaatgaggttactagccgctagAACATTCAAGAAGATttagttttggacttttcgggttactTGTGCAAAAATTCAGGTCTTAATTGTGAATCATATTGAGatcaacttttggccagaatgtctgTTTGAAATGCATGATACATTTCTGGAATGGGAACGATGAGAttttcaagactcactttagtgagaagatgccaaaatatatcgttttaattatccgattcaggatttaatatttttaggctagtctTACATTTGTTTTAATTAGGATTCTATTATTTTTAGGTTCTtagtttccttttaaatttggattctttaggatttcttgttagattatgattttaggttttggatgcctatataagaACCATCATGCTTTGTATTAGAATCAgcttatcatatcaaatttaataaaatctagcgatttttctctatttctctagTGGACTTCAGAGctatgtcttttagggtttatcacTTGTAAACCCCGTTACTTCCAACTGCGgcaggtggtatcagagcatgtcTTTCCTGTCTCTTTTATTTACTTCTGTAGCAATGGTTGATGAACATGCTCCAATTACAAGAGTGGATTTGGATGCCCTTACCGCTCAGATGACTGCTGTCGCGAACGCTCAAATGGCAGAACTTTGTGGGTTGTTGGAAGGAacgaacaacaacaacaacaactgtAACAGAGGCGGGGAAGGACAACGTGCTAGAGCTCCacgtggtggtggaggtgatatTAATTATGATTCCGGGGATCTCATAACCAAGACTGATCGATATTCCTTACTTTTCTGGTCACATGAGCGTGGAGGATTTTCTGGATTGGCAGGTTTAAGTGGATAGATTCTTTGAGATCATGGAGGTTCCAGAACACAAGTAGGCTAAGATGGTTTCTCGGAAGCTGAAGAAAGATGCTGCTTATTGGTGGGATCAGTTGCAGAGGTCTCGTCAGAGGCAAGGAAAAGAGTGTGTTCGGACATGGCGCAAGATGAAAGATCTTCTTACAAGAAAATTTCTGCCTAGAGATTTTTCAATCAAGAATTATCCTCCTAAGGTTTTCGAGAAGAAGTTAGAGTCCAAGTTTTCTTTGCCTgttgagattaatagtttatttgaagaaaagccagaagaatttctaatggaaGAAGTTCCGCAAGAAATCATCCATGATGACCAAGAAgaggttaaagatgaaattgctcAGGCAGACATGGTTATTAATAATGACGAAGTCTTGGAGCCTGAAATAAATCATTCAGAACCAAATGTCATTCAAGAATGTAACCTTGAGAACCGAGAAGAATCTATTAAGGTTGCATATGAGAGTCAAAACTTATATGAAAAACTCATCTTTAGCgttgggttcatgattgtgcCATCAGAGTATGCAGAAGATCAGACCAATAACCCTCAGGGTCAAGTATCTAATTTTTTATCGGGTTTCTTGTCTATCTATTCTTGTCTtttattcaagaggaactcgagggcgagttctttcatagtggaggagaaacatgtaggacgagaatgagcCCAGTTTAGTtggaaaaccataaaagtaaagaaacgacgtagaatcaagaagagtgattggaaaataggtaactaacgcgtaatgaggttactagccgctagaatattcaagaagattttgttttggacttttcgggttactCGTGCAAAAAGTCAAGTCttaattgtgaatcagattgagatcaacttttggccagaatgtctgtttgaaacgcatgataccttactgaaatgggaacaacgagatcttcaagactcactttagtgagccgtaacagatttaggccaaaatatatcgttttaattatccgattcgggatttaatatttttaggctagtctTACATTTGTTTTAATTAGGATTCTATTATTTTAGGTTCTtagtttccttttaaatttggattctttaggatttcttgttagattatgattttaggtTTTGAATGCCTatatataagcatcatcatgctTTGTATTAGAATCAGTTTAtcatcaaatttaataaaatccagagaattttctctatttctttggtggactccagaactatGTCTTTTAaggtttatcgcttgtaaaccccgttacttccgactgcgtcGAGTTGACATACGGGCACCTTCCAAACCTTGCCCTACTAATCCCAAGCAACCATATCCCCAATCCattgaagaagagagaaagatgaAAGAGGATCACCATCAACACCTCCACAACTACCATACTTTATAGCATTTTTCAGTTTTAATGTATATAGGAACAAGATCAGACCCCAATACTAGAGCTGCCAAAATCACCAAGCCTACAACCTTATATGCATGATTAGTAGGGCCAAATTACCAAATTCAAAGAAGCTGCCACATTAAAAAGAGTAAAAAGACtgtaaaagaaataataaaaaaataataacctAAGAGGAGGGGTGTTAGAACCTACCTGAGAATGCATAACTATTTATATCATATGCATATCGATCGAGCATAAACATTGGAAGAACACAGCTAACTAGCCACAGGAAGAGGTAGGCTTGGGTCCTAACTCTACAAGGTAGGCACCAGAGACCGATATATACACTAGCCTTACATTCTCAACCTTGATAGGCTACATCTAGGCCCACATGGGAAAGGGAAGGGTGATAAGCCCAAACCTAACATTATAAATACATGCCTCTCCTATCATTCAAGGTAAGCCACTACACTCTGTTCTCCTACCTTATCAACATTCCTACATGTATGATATATCTTACTTAGACATCGGAGAGTCGTAGACCGGCAACCTCGATCCACCCTTTGACCTCTATTTGTGATTGACCAGTGATGGAGCTTGGAGATTATGCACTTTTCCGGTTATTCTCGGTATCCCCTTGGAAACCAGACAAAAACATATTGCTAATATCTACCAAATATGCAACTTCAAGGTGAAGCGCTCACTGTAAAGCTGACAAATTTCCCTATAACACGAACATTATTTGAGTATAGATTTATTGGTGCATTTTCGTATTGGTTCACCATCATAAGATGACCACGTGATTGTCAATTTTGATTGTCATTCGCAATTTATAATTTGCGCGGGACTTTCCATTCCTCTAACCTATTAGTTAAACATGTGATAATAAACAAACTCAAATCCAACCCTTTAATAAagggattttgtccatttacaccatttttagatatttttttctcacttaccccattaagtttttttaattccctcttacccaaaacactctaaggaggtcttccctaataccccattaagatttttttttgttttttaattttttttaataccattttaccctcacccctttgttacttagagagagagagagagaaaatggaatagagagaaaccatgggagacttcgccggagcccggtcaccggccgccggaatccggtcaactttcgccggattccagtcAACTGCTActgcccaccggaatttgctgaaaatctcaccggaaagtttttttgccccataatagaggggcaatagaggtctattgcccccaatagacgactatcagccatgtattgccccccaatagacgtctattgccccctcaatagaactttcggtagccggaatatgaactaatattcttaaaattagacagataaaactttgattaaagaaaaaaatgaagaaattatatcaattttaaaacgtctattgcctcccaatagacgtctattgccccccaatagacgtttagattatcgaaatgagaactaatttttctaaaattacacaaatataacttcaattaaagaaaaaaaagaggagattacattaattcaaaatgtctattgccccccaatagacgtctattgggaggcaatagaccaACAACTCAGCCATTTTTGTTAAATTTGCATTATCATCATCAATGTACCATTCGTGCAAAACAGACCTCCATGTACCATAGACTTATATCACCAATGTCAACATATCAATCAAAAGTAAAGAATGGATTTAACTGTTTGGCAGGTGGATTTAACTGCAGGAACAAAATCAGCCATGGCTGTTAAGTCTCCTCTCAGTCTCAACCTGGGCATGTCTGCTTCGTTCACCGCGTAGGGACTGGTTCTGAGCGGTGTGATTCTTTGACTTCGCCATTTCTGCGATTCAAAAatcaaagaggaaaaagaaacaattaGAAGAGGAAATGAAACAGAGAGTAAGAATAAGCAGAAGAGGAAATGCTCACTTGCTGGGGCCAAACTCGGTGCCACCTCGTACCCGGCAGTGATCGTCTCTGGCGGCAACTCAAACGCATCCACGACAGCATCGCTGCGAGGCGATGTAGAGCGCCGTGTAGATCTCCGCGTCAACCCGATCCAAAATCCTTCCGCATCGTCATCATCACCGCTTCCCGCGACGTCATCGGAGCTCCGATCTATGACCACTACTCACTTGATCTGCCCGTTAACAGCAGCCTCATTCCAATCGAGGGAGAAGATGACAATGGAGCAGAGGAAAACAGAGGAGCCATGCTCTCTCTCCACGAGTCAGCAACTGAGACAACGCCGGAGTAGCTTTGAAAAGCTCGGTGACGATTAGCAAATTAGGGTTTGATGAGGGATttagaggttgaagaagaagagggaatttgagagaaagagagagagagagagagaaacggcAAGAGTGGGGTGATAGGGTTGAGTGGCAatatgtaattcattaattaggtTGAGGGCAGAATAGttattttactttaaattggattagtgagaataaaaatctctgactggggtaagtgagataattttccctcattttggggctttgggtcaaAGACCCTTTAATAAATGTGtcaaaaaatttaaactcaaccTTAATTCATTTATTAATCTTTTAGTAAAGAATTGTtgttgggttgaatttgagttTTTACCCACTAACtcacacatatataaacacatAAAGGAGTTGGGGTGGCTCATTCAAATGCATAAATATAAACCAATTAGTCATTGAAATCCCTTGAGATGCATGTCATACAAAAAAGTATTTCCAGCAAAAATATAAACTATAATATTCAATCAGAAAACATATGATAAGCAGATATTGCCTCCAAGGTGCTTGATTATCTACATTTGTAAAGTCCTAAccaattgaccaaaaaaaaaagtcctaACCAAAACCACACTCTTAAGATTACCTGGATCCTATATACTCTTCTTAAAGTGACCCGAAGGCACCCTCTCCACTGTATACCACGTAAAGGAATCCATCTTCATCCGCGTTTTCTGCATAAATTTCAGACATCAAGGCAGAAGTGCGAGGTAAAGTGTTGTTGACGAAGACAAATATAGCCTTGTCCGCTTTGAGGTGGATCGTCTTTCGAATAACATAAGCAAATTGTCCAAGAGAAATATCGGGAGGGATAAGGAATTTGTTCTTGGCAATGTTAGGAATGTCAGTGAATATAGCTTTCTCCACAATCACAGGTATTCTATCAGGATACTTCTCCCTGATACGCACTACTTCGGCTCGCCTCGGCCCTAGAGAATGTCGGCGCTTGAAGTCCCCCTTGGTATGGCCATTGCCGCTGATGAAAGTTTCACTGGCTTGCCTCAACATATCCAGACACGAAAAGATGATATTATCGATcgattagggttttgggattgATTGGCAAGTCGCAATAAGCAGGGACGGAGTTATTGAAGGCGGGCAAAGAACGATTATATAGGGTTGGAGGAGAGGCTTGGTTGGGTTCCTCTTCGATTCCAACAGAATTCAAATACATAATGAGAATCCTTCTTTATCTATATCTCTAATTCATCATGCGTATACCTAGCAAAAAACATAAAGAGTTGGGGACGGTAGCATTTTaccctctctcttttttttttgaaattaattataaggttttttttttttttgagaaaaaattaattataaggTTAGAAAATATAAATTCGGACAAACgttataattaataattaattgaTCCCTATGATTTGGGGTCTTTGCCCACTATAATATAAATCTGCTGCCCACCTCATAGAAAAATGACAAATGCATCTTAGTCTAACCATggttaataaaaaagaaaatattttgccATTTCCTTTTTCCTTATAATCAAAACCCAGCAAAAACTCcaacttttcttttccatcttcATTCAAAAAGGAGATCCATATTGACAGAAACTATTTTCATCTCCAAATAAACATTTCAGAAGCTGAAATCTATTCTTGAGAGATGATTTTACAATTTGGTTGAAAGTTGTTTGAAGAATTGGTTACCTTTTTCTCTTCCACCTTGAACTCAAATCTCAAATCTAAATATGATCAATCATATGTGGCATCCTTCGATAACCCATCTTATCATGAACACCATGTAAACCCAGCAACCCACCACATCAATTGCATTTTGGGattaattgaatttcaattaaaCTTTCCAAAATaattattcaatttttttctgCAAAATTCATCATCTAGTTTTTAATCTcttgattattaataaaattcttCATtgcaatagaaaaaaaaaatcaataatattTAAGATCAAAAGACCAATATAACCCTACATATAACATGTAtatggccaaaaaaaaaaaattggactaATATTGATCAAATTTGCAAACCACAAGTGTGACATTGGATATTTTGAAACTACAAGAGTGATATTGAGTAAAATCTCAAACCACATGAACTATTTATAACGTTTTTCTTACAATTTCTGAATGATGCACTTGCTGCTTCGAAAAATTTAAAAGGTGAAGTTTTAATTAGTAATTAAGCTTAGGAAAGTTAGAAATTTTATTCAACTAGAAAAACGAT
This region includes:
- the LOC133722943 gene encoding autophagy-related protein 8C-like — translated: MLRQASETFISGNGHTKGDFKRRHSLGPRRAEVVRIREKYPDRIPVIVEKAIFTDIPNIAKNKFLIPPDISLGQFAYVIRKTIHLKADKAIFVFVNNTLPRTSALMSEIYAENADEDGFLYVVYSGEGAFGSL